A genomic region of Eucalyptus grandis isolate ANBG69807.140 chromosome 5, ASM1654582v1, whole genome shotgun sequence contains the following coding sequences:
- the LOC104445930 gene encoding probable LRR receptor-like serine/threonine-protein kinase At3g47570, translated as MTDKLALLAFKAAITMDPFGALNSWNYTTDHCQWHGVMCGRLHRRVTRLDLQALKLSGSISPHIGNLSFLRVLMLINNSFHHEIPQQVSHLHSLRVLQLSINTLEGKIPRNLSSCSHLRLLCLVDNRLVGEIPIEFGSLVKLQLLGLGKNYLMGTIPSSIGNMSSLERLGLAWNEVGGNIPQALRKLTKLKVLQFEVNRLSGTIPPSIFNLSSIKVFEIGVNDIGGNLPANIGFALPNIEIFTIGDNRFTGLIPQSMSNATTLRWLQVDGNILSGKMPPLDRLNMLEILSVGNNYLGSGGYSDSSFFCSLTNTTFLVVLSIQNNSYGGTLPECIGNFSNTLLELWLGRNLLFGMIPKIVGNLINLQRLFLDHNRFSGTLPSVLGNLNNLVEMKLSYNKFFGAIPSSLGNLVNLARLHLDHNNFHGYIPSCLSECRNLVELDLSSNNLNGTIPPKSIGLSSLSILLNLSRNHLTGVLPEEIGKLNLLARLDVSKNMLDGHIPTSLGSCVGLEVLKMQENSFRGTIPSSMSMLRNLNEIDLSHNNLSGQIPKFFEAFHFLENLNLSYNNFEGTLPTKGIFNIVSATFVSGNDKLCARLPEFRLLKCNSRNSGRKLFLKWKLTILISFGVLGIALLLAFMYFGWLKKKKRTELPSNSKDDSSGVLDENGTVIAVKVLNLMLHGAVRGFITECEALRNIRHRNLLKVLTVCSSTDYSGNEFKALVYEFMVNGSLEDWLHPSPSPANVDGNVQKLSLIKRINISIDVASALDYLHNNLQSPVIHCDLKPSNILLDAEMVGHVGDFGLAKIMIESPNDTKASMSSAGVRGTIGYAAPEYGMESTASREGDVYSYGILLLEMFTGVSPTNEMFRENFNLHKFVKEALPEQLLEITDPLLLQEMESHKGMGRGDAARDFLEMVYRIGVACSVQARRERMNITKVEAQLHFIRDKLHAAGFQG; from the exons ATGACGGATAAGCTCGCGTTGCTTGCATTCAAGGCTGCAATAACTATGGACCCTTTTGGGGCACTGAATTCATGGAACTATACAACTGACCACTGTCAATGGCACGGTGTCATGTGTGGTCGCCTACACCGCAGAGTCACAAGATTAGACCTACAAGCCTTAAAGCTTTCAGGATCCATCTCCCCTCATATTGGAAATTTGAGCTTCTTGAGAGTCCTGATGCTCATCAACAATAGTTTTCATCATGAAATCCCACAACAAGTCAGCCATTTGCATAGTCTACGTGTCTTGCAATTATCCATCAACACATTAGAAGGcaaaatcccaagaaacttGTCGAGTTGCTCTCACCTTAGGTTGCTCTGCCTTGTTGACAACCGGCTGGTTGGAGAAATTCCCATCGAGTTCGGTTCTTTAGTGAAGCTTCAGCTTCTTGGCTTAGGTAAGAACTATCTAATGGGAACTATTCCTTCATCCATTGGAAACATGTCATCGTTAGAGCGTCTTGGTCTCGCTTGGAATGAGGTGGGTGGGAACATACCCCAAGCTCTGAGAAAATTAACCAAACTCAAAGTGCTTCAATTTGAAGTAAATAGGTTGTCAGGCACAATTCCTCCATCTATCTTCAATCTTTCTTCCATAAAGGTGTTCGAAATCGGTGTTAATGATATAGGAGGGAATCTTCCTGCCAATATAGGCTTTGCTCTTccaaacattgagattttcaccatTGGGGATAACCGATTCACTGGATTGATTCCTCAGTCAATGTCTAATGCAACCACTTTAAGGTGGCTACAAGTAGATGGGAACATACTCTCGGGGAAAATGCCTCCTTTGGACCGCTTAAACATGCTCGAAATATTGAGTGTCGGTAATAATTATCTTGGAAGTGGAGGATATAGTGATTCAAGCTTCTTTTGCTCATTGACTAACACCACCTTTCTAGTGGTGTTGTCTATACAAAACAATAGCTATGGCGGGACGTTGCCCGAGTGTATTGGTAATTTCTCTAATACTCTCTTAGAATTGTGGCTGGGCAGGAATCTACTATTTGGCATGATTCCCAAAATAGTCGGAAATCTCATCAACTTGCAAAGGCTTTTTTTGGACCACAACAGGTTTTCAGGTACGCTCCCCTCCGTTCTGGGAAATCTTAATAATTTAGTGGAAATGAAACTATCGTATAACAAGTTTTTCGGAGCAATTCCTTCTTCATTGGGAAACCTAGTAAACCTAGCACGACTCCATCTCGATCACAATAACTTTCATGGCTACATTCCTTCATGTCTATCGGAGTGCCGAAATTTGGTGGAACTTGATCTATCTAGTAACAACTTAAATGGAACTATACCACCAAAGTCCATAGGCCTCTCATCACTATCTATACTTTTGAACTTGTCTCGAAACCATCTCACCGGTGTCCTACCTGAGGAAATCGGGAAATTGAATCTTTTGGCTCGACTGGATGTCTCCAAAAACATGTTGGATGGCCACATTCCGACTAGTCTTGGCAGTTGTGTTGGATTGGAGGTGCTCAAAATGCAAGAGAATTCTTTCCGAGGCACCATTCCTTCATCTATGAGTATGTTGAGGAATCTCAATGAGATAGATCTTTCACACAATAATTTATCTGGTCAGATTCCAAAGTTTTTTGAGGCTTTTCACTTCTTGGAGAACCTAAATTTGTCATACAATAACTTTGAAGGCACATTGCCGACTAAAGGAATCTTTAATATTGTTAGCGCTACTTTTGTCTCTGGAAATGACAAGCTTTGCGCAAGATTGCCCGAATTTCGTCTCCTGAAATGCAACTCTAGAAACTCAGGCCGAAAACTATTCCTTAAGTGGAAGCTCACCATCTTGATTTCCTTCGGCGTTCTTGGTATagctcttcttcttgcttttatGTACTTTggttggttgaagaagaagaaaagaacagagcTACCTTCAaattccaaagatgattcatcA GGCGTCCTTGATGAGAATGGAACCGTGATTGCTGTGAAGGTGCTTAATTTGATGCTTCATGGTGCTGTGAGGGGCTTCATAACAGAGTGCGAGGCTTTAAGGAACATTCGACACCGTAATCTTTTGAAAGTCCTAACAGTATGCTCAAGCACTGATTATAGTGGCAATGAGTTTAAGGCGTTGGTTTATGAGTTCATGGTTAATGGTAGCCTAGAAGATTGGCTACATCCAAGCCCATCACCAGCTAATGTAGATGGGAATGTGCAAAAATTGAGTCTCATCAAGAGGATAAATATTTCCATCGATGTTGCTTCAGCATTAGATTATCTCCATAACAACCTACAAAGCCCTGTTATCCATTGTGATTTGAAGCCAAGCAACATCCTACTAGATGCTGAAATGGTTGGACATGTTGGAGACTTTGGTTTGGCGAAGATCATGATTGAATCTCCCAATGACACTAAAGCGAGTATGAGCTCTGCTGGTGTAAGAGGAACTATCGGCTATGCTGCTCCAG AATATGGAATGGAAAGCACGGCTTCAAGAGAAGGTGATGTTTATAGTTATGGCATTCTCTTGCTTGAGATGTTCACAGGCGTGAGTCCAACAAATGAAATGTTCAGAGAAAATTTTAACCTTCATAAGTTCGTCAAGGAAGCCTTGCCTGAACAACTCCTAGAGATTACTGATCCTCTTCTACTTCAAGAAATGGAGAGCCACAAGGGCATGGGCAGAGGTGATGCAGCTCGCGATTTTCTGGAGATGGTTTATAGAATTGGAGTCGCCTGCTCGGTCCAAGCACGCAGAGAGCGGATGAACATCACAAAAGTCGAAGCTCAGCTACATTTTATCAGGGATAAACTTCATGCAGCCGGTTTCCAAGGATAG